The nucleotide window ACGTTAGTGGTTGCCCACGGGAATAGTCTGCGCTCCCTGGTCATGGTTCTGGACAGATTGTCGCCCGAAACAGTCACCTCGGTCGAGTTTGCGACCGGCGATATTCATCTTTATCGCCTCGCTGCCGATACGACCGTCGCGCAAAGGCAAGTCTCACTGGCATCAGGTGAAACATGACATTTCCCACATTCGTACCGGCAATACCGATCCAATGCTTCGCCCTCGATGCCATCGAGAAGAGCGCGACCGCTTTCGGCAAGCCCGTTTTGCTGATTCACGGCGACAATCATTACTTTTCCATCGAGCCGCTGAAGAACGGCAAGGGCCGCCCAACCCCAGGCGTCAACAACAGCGATACCCTGGTTCACGGGTTTCGTGCGCTGCGCGATCCCGATCCACCCGGCGTATCCGGATTCGCGCCGCTCATCATTCCAGAGAACGGCTTCGGGTGCACCAAAGTGAACTGCGGGCGAAATGGCATCCATCGGCGTCATCATCCGTTCGGAATTGCTCGTCGGAGAGCAGCCGCATGAAGAATTTTGTCAGTCCATCTTTCTTTCGGCTGTTCGATCTTTTGATGAGCACCCACAATCCGGGTTCGAAGCGATCGCATTGGACGTTGGACGGCGTCGAGTGCGCGAGAGAGAGGCACAGTTATAGCGGCCCGACGAATGGCTTCGTTGTCGAAGCTTTTACTCTTAGCGGTCCGGTCGTCGGGGATGGATGCTCATGGTCGTGAAGGAATACTGGTGGATGGGCGAAGCCGCCAAAGCGATAAAAACCATCCGGTGGGCGCGCCCGATCAGCGGCAGGCGGCTCGATGCCATCGCATGGTTTCGTAATCAGGAGGTCGAGCTCGATCGCGCGGCGCCTCCGATAGCACATATTGGAAACTCGCAATGACCGAAGGAACGGCGAACGACCGAGGTCGCCAATCAAATGTCGGGAGGTCCTGTCTCGCTTTCTTTGCGACAACGAACCGGTTTTTGAAGTCTCACCCGATTGGCCGCGCCGTGACATATACGACAAATGCGCTTCTCATCTGCGTTGGTCTTGCCGGCGGGTGGGCCATCGGCCTGCAACTGGTTGGGAATATTCACGTCGTCGAACCCGGGGTGCTTTACCGCTCCGCCCAGTTGAACGGGCAGAAGTTGGCCGATGTGATGGCTGCCTACGGCATCAAGTCGGTGATCAACCTGCGCGGAAAAAATAGCGGGTCTTGGTGGTACGACAACGAAGTGGAGGTGACGACCGCGCATGGAGCCTCTCATCTGGACGTTCGAATGTCGGCCTTACGGGACCCGGAGGACGCGACGATCGCCCAACTGATTGAGACGATGCGCACCGCCCCTCGGCCGATGCTGATCCACTGTCAAAGCGGGGCCGATCGGACCGGATTGGCCGCAGCTTTGTTTGAGCGTTTTGTCGAAAGGCGCCCTACCGATATTGCAGCTCATCAAATTTCCTTCCGGTACGGGCATTTTCCGTGGCTCGGAAGCCGGTCAATTGCCATGGACCGAACATATTGGAAGCTTTCGACCGGTGGCTTGCCGAAGACTGAGTAATGTATCGAAAGCGACCCGAAAGAAACGAGCAAACGACAGGAAAGATGATTGCTGAGATCGAAGTTTTTGAACGGCTGGCACCTGCCCGTGACGAGCGTTATCTCAAAACGCTTCATCGATCAGCGACGCGGCGGGGGAAAATCCCCTTGGGCAAACGGAGGGCATGTAGCAAAAATTCGTAAGACCGCTCTATCAGCGGCAGAATACGGTCTGCAACGTGAAGATGAACAGCCCATGCCACAGCAGCACCTGTGGCCGCGACAACGGCGGATCCGACCATATCGAGAGGAAAGTGAACGCCCACGTAGATTCGAGCCAAGGCCGTCGCAAGACCGGCGAGAACCAATACCCATCCCCACCCGCGCTGTACTCGCGTGACGAGGAGACCGAAGCCGAAGGTCCAAAGGAATGTGGTGTGATCGCTCGGAAAAGAGCTGTCGGGCGAGTGGGCGAGAAGGGTGTGGCCCAAGCCTATCGCGAAGGGGCGTGGATGATACCAGAGAAGGCCAATGGTCCAGCTCAGTACAAACGCGGTCAGGAGCCCGGTCCCGATCGAAATCAACGCATCCCGTTGGTCGCGCACGCCTCGAATCCACAAGCATACCGCCAGAACGGCGGCCACATAAACGAGATATTCCGCGGCTACCTTGGCGAACGCTATCGTTACGACATTCGCTGAAGCCGGGGCATTGAGGGCCAGAAAAAGTGCGGTATTCCAGGTTTCCATCGTTCTCTCAGCAATACGTCCGCATCGGCGCGGGAGGAAGGTTAGGACCATCGCGTCTGAATTGGGCGCGGTCGGGGCGGAAACAAAATCGACACTCAATGTTGGCGCTTTCAACGCAGACCCACCATTCTGCGGAAAGATAGGTCGTCCCATTTTCCGTATTCGGCAAGTGTCGGTTTCCTTCACGGAGGATTCGCTCGCCGACAATGATACAATACTCGGTGTACCTAAATTCATCTTGCATCACCGGTTCGCGTCGGTGCGCTGTCTCAAATTCTCATCGGAAGAAGTAACATGATCGTTAATTGGGCGCATGCTTGGCCGCCGGCGATTGCCGCATTTCTGGCCTCACTCGTCGAGTTCGTCGAAGCTCTGACCGTGGTTCTGGCCGTGGGCGCGGTCCGCGGCTGGAGCGGTGCACTGATCGGAAGTGGGGCCGCGCTTGGCGTGCTGCTGGCCATCGTCGTGGCTATCGGTCCGGCGCTCACGCGTATCCCGCTGGATGTCGTCCAGCTCGCCGTCGGACTGCTTCTGCTCCTCTTCGGAATGCGATGGCTGCGCAAGGCAATCCTGCGTTCGGCCGGAGTTATTCCTTTGCATGACGAGAACGCGATCTATTCCAGGCAAACGGAATCGCTGCGCAAGCTCGCGCAGCGTGGGCGAGGATGGGACAAGGTCGCCATCGCAACAGCTTTCAAAATCACGATGCTCGAGGGCACAGAGGTAGTCTTCATTGTTATCGCTGTCGGTTCCGGCGGCGTGGGCTTGCTTGTTCCGGCGAGCGTGGGGGCGCTGGCCGCGCTGCTTGTCGTCGTCCTGCTTGGCTTTGTCGTTCACAAACCTTTGGCATCCATTCCGGAGAATACCTTGAAGTTCATGGTCGGTGTATTGCTCTCCGCCTTTGGGGCTTTCTGGGTTGGCGAAGGCATGGGACTTCGATGGCCGGGGCAGGACTGGTCGATCCTTGGTCTCGTCGCTGGCTTTCTGATCATCGCATTGATCGCAACCTCGCTTTGCCGGGCCCGGTTTGCCGCGCGCGATGCCGCGAAACGATAGGAGCTCATGCATGCGCTGGTTCAAGACGATCATTCTGGAGCTTTACGGCCTGTTCGTGGATGACGGCAGCTTTGCAATCACAATCGTTGTATGGCTTGGCGTCGCGTGGCTTGTGCTGCCATGGCTGATTCCGGGCTCGGCCTGGGGCGGCGCAATCCTGTTCGCCGGTCTTGCCGTGATTCTCACCGAGAGTGTCTGGCGGCATCGGACGTAGGTGGATCTCCTCCGACACGACCGATCCTATCGACCGTCTGACGACCACCTTCGGAATACGATCAAGGCTATGTTTCCCGTTTTTGGTCATCGGAATGCGATGCGGTGAAGCGAACACCGATACGCTTCTCCTTGCGCCAGATAACCCGGCACTGATGCGCGCCGTTCTCCATTACCAGGGAAAAGACGTCAGGAATTCCGATGGGTGATGTCACGTCAAGCTAGGCGCCGTACTCGGAAAGATTTCGAATTGAGCAACTGATCGCACCTCCACCAAAGGAGACCCCGCGACGCGGTGTTGAACGATGTTCCTCCATTTGAGAACTCCATGATGTAGTCTTCAACCAACGCCTAATCTCAGGGACGCGGCGAAAATGCCGCGGGATGCGGTCCCGGCCGCTGCGGAATAACGAGGATACAAACGGTAATGACAACGATGAGGGCCGCCGAGACGGAAAAATCTCCAATGGCAAGCCCCCGGCGGCGATCGGCTTGTCAAGTGAGTTGGCGATCGTGGCGCCCAGCGGGCGCGTCAGGATGAAAGCGGCCCAGAACAACGTGGTGCGAGACATCGTCGTAAAGAAGTAAAGAACAGCGACGATTGCCAAGACGACGGCGATCACAAGCGCACTGCCGTTGTAACCGAGCCCGGTGTCATCTGCCATCCAGTCGCCGAGCGCCGTGCCGAGGGTCTGCGAGAACATGATGGTCGCCCAGTAGAACGCTTCGACTTTGGGCGACGTAACGGTTTCGACGGAGACGGAGCCGAGCGACCAGTACCACAAGCCCAGTGTCGCCATGACCATCGTGAAGAGCGACAGGGAGCCGCCGAGATAGCCAATGCCGAGCGAACGATCGACCAAGTCGGCAAGCGTCGTTCCGGCGAGCGTGGTCGCCGTGATGGCGGCCCAGTACAGGAAGGGCTGAAATCGCTTCGCCCTAATCTGAGCACTCACGGCCGCAATCAATACGGTGGCAAAGATTGCAGTGCCGATCAGATAACCGAGACCCAACGTCAATGTTACCGCGTTGCCGCCCACCTCGCCCAGGGTGGTCGCGAATATCTTGATGACCCAGAATCCGAGCGTGATTGCCGGCACCTTGCTGGCTTCTGTGCTGACGATTCTGTACATGCGGCTTTCTCCGAACAACGATTGCTGATTGAACGACAAATTGACAAATTGAACATGGGAGCCGCTCTCCGACGGCTACGGATCCTGCATCGCTCGACGCGCCACGCTTGAAAATTTGCGAACGCTCATGAGGATCGCCATCGCTTGCCGACGCAGTAGCGTCATGCCGGATGCTTGCCCGCGCGCTGCGGCAACAGGATCAGGCACGCAAGGATGAAGGCTGCGATCACCGCCGATGCGAGCGGTCTGCTGAGACTGAGACCCCCGGCAGCGACCGGTTTATCGAGGAAGTCGCCGACCGTCGCGCCGAGCGGACGGGTCAGAATGAAGGCCGCCCAGAACAGCAGCACCCGCGACACGTTTGTGCGATAATAGAGTGCGACAACGACGGCCAGCCCGGCCGCAAAGACGAGAGCGCCCCCTTCATAACCAAGGCCGCCGGTGTCGGCCAGCCAGTCGCCGAGCGCAGTGCCGAGGGTTTGCGAGAACGTGATCGCTCCCCAGTAAAACGCCTCGACCTTCGGCGTAGAGACAGTGTTGACCGATACCGTTCCCTCCGACCAATACCAAAGCCCGAGGACGCTCACGAGGCAGAGAAACAGCAGCGATGAGCCGCCGGTATAACCGATCCCGAGCGATCGGTCGGCGAAGTCGGCCATCGTGGTGCCAAAGGTGGTCGAGGCCACGATGGTCGCCCAGTAGAGAAACGGGTGAAAGCGCTTCGCGACGATCTGTGCGATCACGAACGCGATGAGCAGCACCGCGAACAAGGCTGTTCCCGCCAAATAACCCCAGTTCAGCGTCATGGTGACGGTGTCACCGCCGGTCTCGCCGAGCGTTGTGGCAAGAATTTTGATGATCCAGAAGCCGAGCGTGACTTCAGGGACTTTGCTCAATGCGAATTTCTGGGCTGGGGTCATGATTGCATTTCCGTTATGTAGCCGGCCACCCGGCGCGTGCGAGGACGCACCGGGTTTGTTCGTGGGACCATGCTGCGGGTCAGTCCGGATGAGGACCTTCTGTCTTGTTTTCGAGCACCTTGCCGCTCGCGGCATCGACGCCGACTTCCTGCGTCCGCGAGCCGTTCTTGATGTCGAACGAATAACGCAGGCCGCTGCCTCCGGATTCGCGCTCAAGCTCTTCGTCGGTGACTTTCCCGGGATGGGCCTTGAGGGCGGTTTCCCGGGCCTGCGTAATGGTGACCTTCGCTTGACCGGCAAGCTTTTGACCGGTGTAGGCCAGCGCTGGCGCCGCGAGCGCCAGCAAGATACCTGCGGCGCCCAAGGCGCCCAGGCGATACGGGGTAGTCCTGATCATGTGTCTCTCCAATTCGCCCCCGCTTGCGAACGGATGCGCGACGCGTCGGCGACGGCCCGCTCCGATGAGATGACCATGGCCCCGGAGACTGAGGACAAAATGAGCCTGGGTGGGGCGAGAAGAAAAAAGAGCGCTATGCCGGTAATGTGACGCGCGCGAGAACGCCGGCGGCCCCGTCGGGGCGATTCTCGACGGTCAGGACAAGACCGTTGCGCTCGGCAATTCGCCGCGCGATCGCCAGCCCCAGACCGGTTCCCTCGACGTCCGGCGGCGACGCGCGATAGAACCGATCGAAGATGCGGGAAACGGCGCCGGGCGGCAAACCGGTACCCGTATCCAGAACCTCGACAACGCTTCGCCCGTCGCGCAGAGTCAGGGAAACGTCCACCTGCCCGCCGGAGGGCGTGTACCGCACGGCGTTATCGATCAGGTTTGCGAATAGAACGCGCAATTCCTCGACCGAACCATGCAGCGTCGCGGACGTCTCCATCCGGGCCCCGAGATCGATGCCCTTGTGTTCGGCCAGCACCACATGATCGCCGACGCAGTCGAGCAGCAGCGGACCCACCTCAACCGTTTCGCTGAGGGGTGCTACGGGTTCATCGAGGCGAGCCAGTCGCAGCAGTTGACCGACGAGGGCGCTCGCGCGCCTTACGCCCTGCGCAAGTGCCGCCTTGCCAGCCTCGAATTCCGCTCCGACCGAACCGGAACTGTTGATCTTGAGGTTATCTACCTGGATTTGCATCGCGGCGAGCGGGGTGCGGAGTTCATGCGCCGCGTCGGAGAGAAACCGCTTCTGCGCTTCGACGGCGGCGCGCAGGCGCTCGATCAGGCCGTTCATGCTTTCGACCAGAGGCGCCACTTCGACCGGAATTCCGGTGAGGGGAATGGCTGCGGCCGCTACCGCACTTCGATTGGCGATATCTCGCGCCAAGGTGTCCAACCGTCCAAGCATCCGGTTCAGCGCCCAGCCGACGACGAGCCAGGACAGCGGTATGACGATCAGGATCGGCGCCGCGGCCCCCACGGCGGCGCTTCGGGCAAACTCCTGACGAACCTTGTCGCGCTGCGCGACCAGCACGGTCCAGGTGTCGTTGTCCGTTGAATAAACCCGCCAAGGTTCGCCGGCGATGACGACATTTTCAAAGCCAGGTTTCCTCGGCCGCGCGATATTGAGACCGCGAAGCGTGGTATGGACAACGACGCCACCCTTCCAGATCGTTACCGCAATCTGATCTTCCGGATCCTGATCGCTGGCCGGCGGCGCGTCAGCATCGGGAAGACCCAAACCGGCGTTGAGTGCAACCTGGCGTAGCTGCCCGTCAAGAAAATCAGCGGCTTCGTCACGCGCAAGCTTGTAGGCGAGCAACATCGCGGCGGCGCCGACCAAGGTCAGAAGAACGGTCATCGAGACAAGGGTTGCTCGCCGGAGCGATACCGTCGTCATGATTTTTGTACCATCCAGCCCGCCCCCCTCACATTGAAGATGATGTCCTTCCCAAACTTGCGCCGTATCGAGTAGATCAGGGCATCGACCGCGTTGCTTTCCACCTCTTCTCCCCAGCCGTAAATACGCTCCTCCACCTGCGCGCGGGAAAGAATACGACCCGGGCGCTCCATCAAGGCGTGCATCAAAGCGTACTCGCGGGCAGGCAATACCTGCACGATGTCGGCATGCGACAACTCATGGGTCTCGGTGTTGAGCTCAATCGTGCCCGTCACCAGATAGGATGTCGCGCTGCCCGCCCGACGGCGAAGGACCGCGCGCATTCTGGCGAGCAACTCCCGTGTCTCGAACGGTTTGACGAGATAGTCGTCCGCGCCGAGATCGAGCCCGGCCACCCGAGAATCAAGCCCTTCGCGCGCCGTGATGATCAGCACAGGTGTATCGAACCCCCGGCTCCGCGCCGCCTTCAAAAGATCGAGACCTTCAACGCCAGGCAGCCCGAGGTCGAGCAGCACAATCGCATGTCCGCCATCGGCGAGCGCGGCTTCCGCCTCTCCGCCGGCGCGCACCCAATCTACCGACATGCCTTCCTCCGCAAGCGTCCGGGAAAGGCCCTCGCCGATCATCGCGTCGTCTTCCAAGAGCAGAACGCGCATCGCCAATTCACTCACATCCCGGGGCAAAAGGCCACGCTACTTAGGGAAACCGCCGCGCCCACTCGATGGCTTTTCCATTACAATAGAATGGTGCCAATCTTCGGTCCAAGACTTGTGCGCGAACAGGACGTGGTTCATTCGCTCGGACGTCGCTTTATCCTGACGCCCTTGACAGTCTCATCTTACAAACCATGAGGTCGATTGAATCGAGCCCATTTAGAACGTCCATCGGACCTTTCACAGCTTTAATCTTTGCGTAGCATTTCTTGCTCTTATCAACATCTTAAAACTTTTTGCGCTCAGCGCATTCCCGACGCTTACGGTACAGCACTGTCGAACCGATGGCAGCGCAGCTCTGCGGATTTCCGCCAGCTCTTGAGTGTGCCCTAGAGCTGGCGATCAATTTGTGTCGTCGCCAACGCGCG belongs to Bradyrhizobium sp. SK17 and includes:
- a CDS encoding dual specificity protein phosphatase family protein, whose product is MTEGTANDRGRQSNVGRSCLAFFATTNRFLKSHPIGRAVTYTTNALLICVGLAGGWAIGLQLVGNIHVVEPGVLYRSAQLNGQKLADVMAAYGIKSVINLRGKNSGSWWYDNEVEVTTAHGASHLDVRMSALRDPEDATIAQLIETMRTAPRPMLIHCQSGADRTGLAAALFERFVERRPTDIAAHQISFRYGHFPWLGSRSIAMDRTYWKLSTGGLPKTE
- a CDS encoding undecaprenyl-diphosphatase → METWNTALFLALNAPASANVVTIAFAKVAAEYLVYVAAVLAVCLWIRGVRDQRDALISIGTGLLTAFVLSWTIGLLWYHPRPFAIGLGHTLLAHSPDSSFPSDHTTFLWTFGFGLLVTRVQRGWGWVLVLAGLATALARIYVGVHFPLDMVGSAVVAATGAAVAWAVHLHVADRILPLIERSYEFLLHALRLPKGIFPRRVADR
- a CDS encoding COG4280 domain-containing protein is translated as MIVNWAHAWPPAIAAFLASLVEFVEALTVVLAVGAVRGWSGALIGSGAALGVLLAIVVAIGPALTRIPLDVVQLAVGLLLLLFGMRWLRKAILRSAGVIPLHDENAIYSRQTESLRKLAQRGRGWDKVAIATAFKITMLEGTEVVFIVIAVGSGGVGLLVPASVGALAALLVVVLLGFVVHKPLASIPENTLKFMVGVLLSAFGAFWVGEGMGLRWPGQDWSILGLVAGFLIIALIATSLCRARFAARDAAKR
- a CDS encoding membrane protein yields the protein MTPAQKFALSKVPEVTLGFWIIKILATTLGETGGDTVTMTLNWGYLAGTALFAVLLIAFVIAQIVAKRFHPFLYWATIVASTTFGTTMADFADRSLGIGYTGGSSLLFLCLVSVLGLWYWSEGTVSVNTVSTPKVEAFYWGAITFSQTLGTALGDWLADTGGLGYEGGALVFAAGLAVVVALYYRTNVSRVLLFWAAFILTRPLGATVGDFLDKPVAAGGLSLSRPLASAVIAAFILACLILLPQRAGKHPA
- a CDS encoding PepSY domain-containing protein, which encodes MIRTTPYRLGALGAAGILLALAAPALAYTGQKLAGQAKVTITQARETALKAHPGKVTDEELERESGGSGLRYSFDIKNGSRTQEVGVDAASGKVLENKTEGPHPD
- a CDS encoding ATP-binding protein, with translation MTTVSLRRATLVSMTVLLTLVGAAAMLLAYKLARDEAADFLDGQLRQVALNAGLGLPDADAPPASDQDPEDQIAVTIWKGGVVVHTTLRGLNIARPRKPGFENVVIAGEPWRVYSTDNDTWTVLVAQRDKVRQEFARSAAVGAAAPILIVIPLSWLVVGWALNRMLGRLDTLARDIANRSAVAAAAIPLTGIPVEVAPLVESMNGLIERLRAAVEAQKRFLSDAAHELRTPLAAMQIQVDNLKINSSGSVGAEFEAGKAALAQGVRRASALVGQLLRLARLDEPVAPLSETVEVGPLLLDCVGDHVVLAEHKGIDLGARMETSATLHGSVEELRVLFANLIDNAVRYTPSGGQVDVSLTLRDGRSVVEVLDTGTGLPPGAVSRIFDRFYRASPPDVEGTGLGLAIARRIAERNGLVLTVENRPDGAAGVLARVTLPA
- a CDS encoding response regulator transcription factor, producing MRVLLLEDDAMIGEGLSRTLAEEGMSVDWVRAGGEAEAALADGGHAIVLLDLGLPGVEGLDLLKAARSRGFDTPVLIITAREGLDSRVAGLDLGADDYLVKPFETRELLARMRAVLRRRAGSATSYLVTGTIELNTETHELSHADIVQVLPAREYALMHALMERPGRILSRAQVEERIYGWGEEVESNAVDALIYSIRRKFGKDIIFNVRGAGWMVQKS